A portion of the Sneathia sanguinegens genome contains these proteins:
- the glmM gene encoding phosphoglucosamine mutase: MSRKYFGTDGIRGEANKDLNIELVTRLGLALGYYLNKNNKNKDVKPKIVLGTDTRISGYMIRSAFSAGLTAIGVNIDFVGVLPTPGISYLTRVKGVDAGVMISASHNPIKDNGIKIFSSDGFKLPDEIEEELEGYMDNKELMMQNLVPAERLGRFIFVEDDMKMYRRFLRSTAHIKFNGFKIVIDTANGAAYRVAAKVFQGLGADVIVINNIPNGKNINVNCGSTHPQLLQEMVKLYKANIGLAYDGDADRLIAVDEKGNIIDGDLTIAIIAMNLKKRGLLNSNTVVTTVLSNMGFEKYLHKKGIRLVRSNVGDRYVLEKMQQQSLNLGGEQSGHIIMLDHNTTGDGILSSIQLVQAVIESKKKLSELVEKITLWPQKMENIQVAKEKKLTWHENEVIINAIKKASEELTGVGRILVRPSGTESLIRVMVEAKEQKLVDKYVKELSDVVRNELC, from the coding sequence ATGAGTAGAAAATATTTCGGTACAGATGGTATTAGAGGAGAAGCAAATAAAGATTTGAATATAGAACTTGTTACAAGATTGGGACTAGCATTAGGATATTATTTAAACAAGAATAATAAGAATAAGGATGTTAAACCTAAAATAGTATTAGGAACAGATACAAGAATATCAGGATATATGATAAGATCTGCATTTTCAGCAGGACTTACTGCAATTGGAGTAAATATTGACTTCGTTGGAGTTTTACCTACACCAGGGATAAGCTATTTAACAAGAGTAAAAGGTGTTGATGCAGGTGTTATGATATCAGCTTCACATAATCCTATAAAAGATAATGGTATAAAAATATTCAGTAGTGATGGATTCAAATTACCAGATGAAATAGAAGAAGAATTAGAAGGATATATGGATAATAAAGAATTAATGATGCAAAATCTAGTTCCAGCAGAAAGATTAGGTAGATTTATCTTCGTTGAAGACGATATGAAGATGTATAGAAGATTTTTAAGAAGTACAGCACATATAAAATTCAATGGCTTTAAGATAGTTATAGATACAGCAAATGGAGCAGCATACCGTGTGGCAGCAAAGGTTTTCCAAGGCTTGGGAGCAGATGTAATAGTTATTAATAATATTCCAAATGGGAAGAATATTAATGTTAACTGTGGTTCAACACATCCACAACTATTACAAGAAATGGTTAAATTATACAAAGCTAATATAGGTCTTGCATATGATGGTGATGCAGATAGATTAATAGCTGTTGATGAAAAAGGTAATATAATAGATGGAGATTTAACAATAGCAATAATTGCAATGAATCTTAAAAAACGTGGATTACTTAATTCAAACACTGTAGTAACAACAGTACTAAGTAATATGGGCTTTGAAAAATATTTACATAAAAAAGGAATAAGATTAGTAAGATCAAATGTAGGCGACAGATATGTACTAGAAAAAATGCAACAACAATCACTAAACTTAGGTGGAGAACAATCTGGACATATAATAATGCTTGACCATAATACAACAGGGGACGGAATTTTATCATCAATACAATTAGTTCAAGCTGTAATAGAATCAAAGAAAAAATTAAGCGAATTAGTAGAAAAAATAACATTATGGCCTCAAAAAATGGAAAATATACAAGTTGCAAAAGAAAAGAAGCTAACATGGCATGAAAATGAAGTAATAATCAATGCAATAAAGAAGGCTAGCGAAGAATTAACTGGAGTTGGAAGAATTTTAGTTAGACCATCAGGAACTGAATCATTGATAAGAGTAATGGTTGAAGCTAAAGAACAAAAATTAGTTGATAAGTATGTAAAAGAATTAAGTGATGTAGTTAGAAATGAGTTATGCTAA
- a CDS encoding helix-turn-helix domain-containing protein: MQTTGNILKKYIKKKIKRDDLAKLLGISPQYLSNIMNDKRKASKNLLNKLIISLGIEGEDREQLKAYEKERLKAKNYELIKKILTKEGLKSDGSEKIYSRGGNLFNTLTNLSLFVNIDFDIFDFVKGDILAFKKYTNENLNNSYCLIADKLYKVKQVNDSYILESDEIKIVKEISIEYILEYIIRRVKK; the protein is encoded by the coding sequence ATGCAAACTACAGGTAATATTTTAAAAAAATATATAAAGAAAAAAATAAAAAGAGATGATTTAGCTAAGCTTTTGGGAATAAGTCCACAATATCTGAGCAATATTATGAATGATAAAAGAAAAGCTTCTAAAAATCTTTTAAATAAATTGATTATTTCACTTGGTATAGAAGGTGAAGACAGAGAACAATTAAAAGCTTATGAAAAAGAACGCTTAAAAGCTAAAAACTATGAGCTAATAAAAAAAATATTAACTAAGGAGGGCTTAAAAAGTGATGGTAGTGAAAAAATTTACTCTAGAGGAGGAAATTTATTTAATACATTAACCAATTTAAGCCTTTTTGTTAATATTGACTTTGATATTTTTGATTTTGTTAAAGGTGATATTTTAGCTTTTAAAAAATATACAAATGAAAATTTAAATAATAGCTATTGTTTAATAGCTGATAAGCTATATAAAGTAAAACAGGTAAATGATAGCTATATTTTAGAAAGTGATGAAATAAAAATAGTTAAAGAAATATCTATAGAATATATATTAGAATATATCATTAGGAGGGTAAAAAAATGA
- a CDS encoding DUF1858 domain-containing protein — translation MEKRVTGDMSILEAVEKYPIITEVLMRYGLGCTGCFISEMETVYEGIAVHGLDPDIVIDEINMLIEMQENGELDY, via the coding sequence ATGGAAAAAAGAGTTACAGGTGATATGAGTATATTAGAAGCTGTCGAAAAATATCCCATAATAACAGAAGTATTGATGAGATATGGACTAGGTTGCACAGGTTGTTTCATTTCTGAAATGGAAACAGTATATGAAGGTATAGCTGTACATGGTTTAGATCCAGATATAGTTATAGATGAAATAAATATGCTAATAGAAATGCAGGAAAATGGAGAACTTGATTATTAA
- a CDS encoding YitT family protein yields the protein MKICTTKLIKNILLIVGSAFIQCFVIQSMMKSSGLIAMGFTGLALLLHMGLNIVHVNISISVFLIVLNLPVALVCAKSISKKFTLMSLLQIVLASIFLVIFNFKPIFTSVILNVTVGAFIYGLQLVMALRAGGSTGGTDFIALYVANKISKTIWEYIFAFNAILLLALGFLFGWDKAGYSLIFQFVTTYTVNKFYTRYVRVTIQVITACPDEIIQEYMKVIHHGITKARGEGGYSKKEYGILYAVVSSSDVRKVVDIINRIDSNAIINIYKTEDFYGKFHLDPI from the coding sequence ATGAAAATTTGTACAACGAAGCTTATTAAAAACATCTTGTTAATTGTTGGATCGGCATTTATTCAATGTTTTGTTATACAATCAATGATGAAGTCTTCAGGTTTAATAGCCATGGGGTTTACTGGTTTAGCACTATTATTACATATGGGGTTGAATATAGTACATGTTAATATATCAATTTCGGTATTCTTAATAGTCCTTAATTTGCCAGTTGCATTGGTGTGTGCGAAGTCTATTAGTAAAAAATTTACGCTTATGTCTTTGTTACAAATAGTACTAGCTTCAATATTCCTAGTAATATTTAATTTCAAACCAATATTTACTTCAGTAATACTTAATGTAACTGTTGGAGCCTTTATTTATGGGTTACAATTAGTTATGGCATTAAGAGCTGGTGGTTCAACTGGTGGAACAGATTTTATTGCATTGTATGTTGCAAATAAGATAAGTAAAACTATTTGGGAATATATTTTTGCATTTAATGCTATTCTTTTATTAGCATTAGGTTTCTTATTTGGCTGGGATAAGGCGGGCTATTCATTAATTTTTCAATTTGTAACGACTTATACAGTGAATAAATTTTATACTAGGTATGTAAGAGTTACTATACAGGTTATAACAGCATGTCCTGATGAAATAATTCAAGAATATATGAAAGTAATTCATCATGGAATTACAAAAGCAAGAGGAGAAGGTGGTTATTCAAAGAAAGAATATGGTATACTTTATGCAGTGGTATCTAGTAGTGATGTTAGAAAAGTTGTTGATATTATAAATCGAATAGATTCCAATGCTATTATAAATATATATAAGACAGAAGATTTTTATGGTAAATTCCATCTTGATCCAATATAG
- the gltX gene encoding glutamate--tRNA ligase, whose amino-acid sequence MEDRKVKVRIAPSPTGDPHVGTAYIGLFNYAFAKHNGGKFILRIEDTDRTRYSETSEQQIFDAMKWLGLNYEEGPDVGGPCGPYRQSERMGMYAKYAEQLVEKGEAYYCFCTQERLKALRERQEAMHQAPGYDGHCRKLTKEEVEDLKKKNIPYTIRLKMPYDGQTIVKDKLRGDIAFDNSGIDDQVLLKSDGFPTYHLANIVDDHLMGITDVIRAEEWIASTPKHVQLYKAFGWQEPNWYHMPLLRNADKTKISKRKNPVSLNYYREEGYLKEGMLNFLALMGWSMEGEKEIFTLDEMVKEFTFDRISLGGPVFDLVKLAWVNNHHMRLKPVKELAELARPFYEKLYDLSGLKEEKFERIVEIIREGAHTLKELAKLSDIYFIDKFDLPKIEEGMNKKERKSVTRILDALNSEVGKKAIDLFKQKLEKYNEEISEEEAKNILQELQDELQEGPSAVLMPLRAVLTGKSRGADLYTVISIIGKKRCLDRINQF is encoded by the coding sequence ATGGAAGATAGAAAAGTTAAAGTAAGAATAGCTCCCTCACCAACAGGAGATCCACATGTAGGTACAGCGTATATTGGATTATTCAATTACGCATTTGCAAAACATAATGGAGGTAAATTCATACTCCGTATAGAAGACACAGATAGAACAAGATATTCAGAAACATCTGAACAACAAATATTTGATGCAATGAAATGGCTAGGTCTAAATTATGAGGAAGGGCCAGATGTAGGAGGGCCTTGTGGTCCATATAGACAATCTGAAAGAATGGGAATGTATGCTAAATATGCAGAACAATTAGTTGAAAAAGGAGAAGCATATTACTGTTTTTGTACTCAAGAAAGATTAAAAGCTTTAAGAGAAAGACAAGAAGCAATGCATCAAGCACCAGGGTATGATGGACATTGTAGAAAATTAACAAAAGAAGAAGTAGAAGACTTAAAAAAGAAAAATATACCGTATACAATAAGATTAAAGATGCCATATGATGGTCAAACAATAGTAAAGGATAAGTTAAGAGGAGATATTGCATTTGATAATAGTGGTATTGATGATCAAGTGCTATTAAAATCAGACGGATTCCCTACATATCACTTAGCAAATATTGTAGATGATCATTTGATGGGAATAACAGATGTAATTAGAGCAGAAGAATGGATAGCTTCAACACCTAAGCATGTACAATTGTATAAAGCATTTGGATGGCAAGAACCTAATTGGTATCATATGCCTCTTCTTAGAAATGCAGATAAAACTAAGATCTCAAAGAGAAAGAATCCAGTGTCATTGAACTATTATAGAGAAGAAGGGTATTTAAAAGAAGGAATGTTAAACTTCTTAGCATTAATGGGATGGAGCATGGAAGGTGAAAAAGAAATATTTACCTTGGATGAAATGGTAAAAGAATTTACTTTTGATAGAATTTCTTTGGGTGGACCAGTATTTGACTTAGTTAAATTAGCATGGGTTAATAATCATCATATGAGATTGAAACCAGTAAAAGAATTGGCTGAACTTGCAAGACCTTTTTATGAAAAACTATATGATCTTTCAGGATTAAAGGAAGAAAAATTTGAAAGAATAGTTGAAATAATAAGAGAAGGAGCACATACTTTAAAAGAGCTAGCAAAATTAAGTGATATTTACTTCATTGATAAATTTGATTTACCTAAAATTGAAGAAGGAATGAATAAAAAAGAAAGAAAATCAGTAACAAGAATACTTGATGCACTTAATTCTGAAGTTGGTAAGAAAGCAATTGACTTGTTCAAACAAAAATTAGAAAAATATAATGAAGAAATATCAGAAGAAGAAGCAAAAAACATATTACAAGAATTACAAGATGAATTACAAGAAGGACCATCAGCAGTATTAATGCCATTAAGAGCGGTATTGACAGGAAAATCAAGAGGTGCAGACTTATATACAGTAATTTCTATAATAGGTAAGAAAAGATGTTTAGATAGAATAAATCAATTTTAA
- a CDS encoding ATP-binding protein, with translation MDFVERKEYIDKIKPFINKPVIKVITGMRRVGKSTFLKIISQKILKDIDESNKIYLNFETLELLKIKTDIELVEYLNPLLKDKKNKVYMFFDEIQLVKNWERVINALRVDENYDIYITGSNSSLMSSKISTLLSGRYIQIEIQPFNFREFLKLYSDKNLVYEELFKKYINIGGIPFLKYFDLDENSCAKYLQDLYNTVIVKDVIEYNKVRDVDMFNRILTYVFENIGQTFSSRSIQKFLKNENRNISVDTILNYLEYAKSAYIIKKVPRYDVVGKKILSVDEKYFITDHGLRYAKGFSNEKNIERILENIVYIELLSRGYKVNIGRVNDKEIDFIAVKGDKKEYYQVSYLLETEETRNREFGVYQKVEDNYPKYVLSMDKINFSQNGIIHLNIIQFLCERSIN, from the coding sequence ATGGATTTTGTTGAAAGAAAAGAATATATTGATAAAATAAAGCCCTTTATTAATAAGCCTGTAATAAAAGTTATAACAGGAATGAGACGTGTAGGAAAATCTACGTTTCTTAAGATAATATCACAAAAAATTTTGAAAGATATTGACGAGAGTAATAAAATATATCTTAACTTTGAAACATTGGAATTATTGAAAATTAAAACAGATATAGAACTGGTAGAGTATTTAAACCCTTTACTAAAAGATAAAAAAAATAAGGTATATATGTTCTTTGATGAAATACAATTAGTTAAAAATTGGGAAAGAGTCATAAATGCACTAAGAGTTGATGAGAATTATGATATATATATTACTGGTTCAAATTCAAGTTTGATGTCATCTAAAATTTCTACTTTGTTATCAGGAAGATATATACAAATTGAGATACAGCCATTTAATTTTAGAGAATTTTTAAAACTTTATTCAGATAAAAATTTAGTTTATGAAGAACTATTTAAAAAATATATAAATATAGGTGGTATACCATTTCTTAAGTATTTTGATTTAGATGAAAATTCATGTGCTAAATATCTACAAGATTTGTATAATACTGTAATAGTAAAGGATGTTATTGAATACAATAAGGTAAGAGATGTTGATATGTTTAATCGTATTTTAACTTATGTATTTGAGAATATAGGGCAAACATTTTCTTCAAGAAGCATACAAAAATTTTTGAAAAATGAAAATAGAAATATTTCTGTTGATACAATATTAAACTATTTAGAATATGCAAAAAGTGCGTATATTATAAAAAAAGTACCAAGATATGATGTTGTAGGCAAAAAAATTTTAAGTGTAGATGAAAAATACTTTATCACAGATCATGGATTAAGATACGCAAAAGGATTTTCAAATGAAAAAAATATTGAAAGAATATTAGAAAACATTGTATATATAGAGCTTTTATCAAGAGGGTATAAGGTCAATATAGGTAGAGTCAATGACAAAGAGATTGACTTCATAGCAGTAAAAGGAGATAAAAAAGAATATTATCAAGTCTCATATTTACTAGAAACAGAAGAAACTAGAAATAGAGAATTTGGTGTATATCAAAAAGTTGAAGATAACTATCCAAAATATGTATTATCAATGGATAAAATAAATTTTAGCCAAAATGGGATTATACATTTAAACATTATACAGTTTTTGTGTGAAAGAAGCATAAATTGA